A genomic stretch from Dermochelys coriacea isolate rDerCor1 chromosome 24, rDerCor1.pri.v4, whole genome shotgun sequence includes:
- the ERF gene encoding ETS domain-containing transcription factor ERF → MKTPADAGFAFPDWAYKPESSPGSRQIQLWHFILELLRKEEYHDVIAWQGDYGEFVIKDPDEVARLWGVRKCKPQMNYDKLSRALRYYYNKRILHKTKGKRFTYKFNFNKLVLVNYPFIDMGMAGGPVPQSAPPVPSGGSHFRFPPSTPSEVLSPGAEELRSPGVFSAVARRLARGSVSDCSDATSATSELEEPLGEEGRRGGGPGEGGGFRGPPLPAHPRLAHDSLFRAYPRSRGPEPLSPFPVSPMAGPGALLPPQLSPALPLTPTHMNYTPSPTLSPMYPGGSHFSFNPEDMKRYLQAHTQSVYNYHLSPRAFLHYPHILVPQPQRPEKPPPPEEPPAPFKFKLQPPPLGRRNRDKVSAPPGEGAAPEPQLPCIKVEPISEGESEEEEVTVEVTDVSEEDEEVFKAPPAPPEKPGEPLVLPAPRQGEESGQCIPLKLRFKRRWSEDQRLEAGAGGGPDEADDKKVKGEREGGGALDGGGRRVSTDLPHATAQLSLENKDL, encoded by the exons ggTTCGCCTTCCCCGACTGGGCCTACAAGCCCGAGTCGAGCCCCGGCTCGCGGCAGATCCAGCTGTGGCACTTCATCCTGGAGCTGCTGCGCAAGGAGGAGTACCACGACGTGATCGCCTGGCAGGGCGACTACGGCGAGTTCGTGATCAAGGACCCCGATGAGGTGGCGCGGCTGTGGGGCGTCCGCAAGTGCAAGCCTCAGATGAACTATGACAAGCTGAGCCGGGCGCTGAG gtaCTACTACAACAAACGGATCCTGCACAAAACCAAAGGGAAGCGATTCACCTACAAGTTCAACTTCAACAAGCTGGTGCTGGTGAATTACCCCTTCATCGACATGGGCATGGCAG GCGGCCCCGTGCCCCAGAGCGCCCCGCCGGTGCCCTCGGGTGGCTCCCACTTCCGCTTCCCGCCCTCCACGCCGTCAGAGGTGCTGTCTCCAGGGGCGGAGGAGCTGCGCTCGCCCGGTGTCTTCTCGGCCGTGGCCCGGCGCCTCGCCCGTGGCTCAGTCAGCGACTGCAGCGATGCCACCTCGGCCACTTCGGAGCTGGAGGAGCCGCTGGGCGAGGAGGGGCGCCGGGGCGGGGGGCCGGGCGAGGGGGGCGGCTTCCGTGGGCCCCCCCTGCCCGCCCACCCCCGGCTGGCCCACGACAGCCTCTTCCGCGCCTACCCCCGGTCCCGTGGGCCCGAGCCCCTCAGCCCCTTCCCGGTGTCCCCTATGGCTGGCCCTggtgccctgctgcccccccagctctcgcccgccctgcccctcacccccacccacatgAACTACACCCCCTCACCCACCCTGAGCCCCATGTACCCCGGCGGCTCCCACTTCTCCTTCAACCCTGAGGACATGAAGCGCTACCTGCAGGCGCACACTCAGAGTGTCTACAATTACCACCTCAGCCCCCGGGCCTTCCTCCACTACCCCCACATCCTCgtcccccagccccagcgcccCGAGAAGCCGCCCCCGCCTgaggagccccctgcccccttcaaatTCAAACTGCAACCTCCCCCGCTGGGCCGGCGGAACCGGGACAAGGTGTCGGCGCCCCCCGGTGAAGGGGCTGCCCCGGAGCCCCAGTTGCCCTGCATCAAGGTGGAGCCCATCTCGGAGGGGGAGTCGGAGGAAGAGGAGGTGACAGTGGAGGTGACGGACGTCagcgaggaagatgaggaggtgTTCaaggctccccccgccccccctgaGAAGCCTGGGGAGCCCctggtgctcccagccccccggcaGGGTGAGGAGAGCGGCCAGTGCATCCCCCTCAAGCTGCGCTTCAAGAGGCGCTGGAGTGAGGACCAGCGGCTGGAGGCGGGCGCGGGGGGTGGCCCCGATGAGGCAGATGACAAGAAGGTGAAGGGGGAGCGGGAGGGCGGGGGCGCCCTGGACGGGGGTGGGCGACGTGTCAGCACCGACCTGCCCCACGCCACGGCCCAGCTCTCACTGGAGAACAAGGACTTGTAG
- the GSK3A gene encoding glycogen synthase kinase-3 alpha: MSSGSAGPSRPRTSSFVDAAAGGVPPGPGAPAPPGPPLGAAPGGKAGAAGPGPGGGGGGVGPFPPGLKLGRDSGKVSTVVATPGQGPERPQEVSYSDIKVIGNGSFGVVYQARLADCGELVAIKKVLQDKRFKNRELQIMRKLDHCNIVRLRYYFYSSGEKKDEVYLNLVLDFVPETVYRVARHFTKAKQTIPVIYVKVYMYQLFRSLAYIHSQGVCHRDIKPQNLLVDPDTAVLKLCDFGSAKQLVQGEPNVSYICSRYYRAPELIFGATDYTSNIDIWSAGCVLAELLLGQPIFPGDSGVDQLVEIIKVLGTPTREQIREMNPNYTEFKFPQIKAHPWLKVFKPRTPMEAVSLCSRLLEYTPATRLSPLEACTNAFFNELREPNARLPNGRDLPPLFNFSPVELAIEPSLNPSLIPPHLRAQTGLLGCALGTPITHGADRSQPTPGDGVGPIANAS, from the exons ATGAGCAGCGGCAGCGCCGGCCCCTCCCGGCCCCGGACCAGCTCCTTCGTCGACGCCGCCGCGGGCGGGGTCCCCCCCGGACCCggagcccccgccccgcccgggccGCCCCTTGGCGCCGCGCCGGGTGGCAAGGCGGGGGCGGCGGggcccgggccgggggggggcggcggcggcgtcGGGCCCTTCCCGCCGGGCCTGAAACTCGGCC GGGACAGCGGGAAGGTGAGCACGGTGGTGGCCACGCCTGGCCAGGGCCCGGAGCGCCCCCAGGAGGTTTCCTACTCGGATATCAAAGTCATCGGGAATGGCTCCTTCGGCGTGGTCTATCAGGCCCGCCTGGCTGACTGCGGGGAGCTGGTGGCCATCAAGAAAGTGCTGCAGGACAAGCGCTTCAAG AACCGGGAGCTGCAGATCATGCGCAAGCTGGATCACTGCAACATCGTGCGCCTGCGCTACTACTTCTACTCCAGCGGGGAGAAG AAGGACGAGGTGTACCTGAACCTGGTGCTGGACTTTGTGCCCGAGACGGTGTACCGCGTGGCACGCCACTTCACCAAGGCCAAGCAGACCATCCCCGTCATCTATGTCAAG gTGTACATGTACCAGCTCTTCCGCAGCCTGGCCTACATCCATTCCCAGGGTGTCTGTCACCGCGACATCAAACCCCAGAATCTTCTGGTGGACCCCGACACAGCTGTGCTCAAGCTGTGCGACTTCGGCAG TGCCAAGCAGCTGGTGCAGGGCGAACCCAACGTCTCCTACATCTGCTCTCGCTATTACCGCGCCCCAGAGCTCATCTTCGGGGCCACCGACTACACGTCCAACATAG aTATCTGGTCAGCGGGCTGCGTGctggctgagctgctgctgggtcaGCCCATCTTCCCTGGGGACAGTGGAGTGGACCAGCTGGTGGAAATCATCAAG GTGCTGGGGACGCCAACGCGGGAGCAGATCCGGGAGATGAACCCCAACTACACAGAGTTCAAGTTCCCCCAGATCAAAGCACATCCCTGGCTGAAG gtgtTCAAGCCGCGCACTCCGATGGAGGCCGTCTCGCTGTGCAGCCGCCTGCTGGAGTACACGCCCGCCACCCGCCTCTCCCCGCTGGAGGCCTGCACCAACGCCTTCTTCAACGAGCTGCGGGAGCCCAACGCCCGCCTGCCCAACGGGCGCGACCTGCCCCCCCTCTTCAACTTCAGCCCTGTGG AACTGGCCATCGAGCCCTCGCTCAACCCCTCCCTCATCCCGCCCCACCTACGGGCCCAGACAGGCTTGCTGGGGTGTGCGCTTGGCACCCCTATCACACACG GCGCTGATAGGAGCCAGCCAACGCCGGGGGATGGTGTGGGACCCATTGCCAATGCGTCCtga